Proteins from a single region of Scleropages formosus chromosome 22, fSclFor1.1, whole genome shotgun sequence:
- the nuf2 gene encoding kinetochore protein Nuf2 isoform X2 translates to MLHEGVTPIMSLYLRMCNFLPVCHVYDFQLNDLLNPKAKRTIYILSGIINFLQFRKVRLDMTSEYQQSFRADMDRWQAYNRGVKELEKKIEKLTTIPPEQQAEAKELAAALTEIHSATTHEYQEANALNQQVAEWKTEIAERSQKVTQRKLEVATLKNDIAKLKSQIVESPEELRSEMEKLKDKVKTIKNSKEDVNARLVEWQIKVQAVHQNKADFQLLNKVLQDLEVGMDKMNSQQEKIQTLSAECEKMKKELKNLVTEEGQMKRALEMKMDKLSKQQIRRQKKREMKDQLVQNVLGQYNQVHQKREEIVEQIEEVNRETQQIKARIQALRDVCSLETDKAQGLYEHLLSALDNFHKRIEHHVVQGNEDIVKMKAHY, encoded by the exons ATGTTACACGAAGGAGTCACACCTATAATGAGTCTGTATCTCCGGAT GTGTAATTTTCTGCCAGTTTGTCATGTATATGACTTCCAACTAAATGACCTTCTCAACCCAA AAGCAAAACgaacaatttatattttaagtgGTATAATAAATTTCCTGCAGTTCAGAAAAGTGAGGCTTGACATGACATCTGAGTACCAGCAGAGTTTT AGAGCAGACATGGATAGGTGGCAGGCCTATAACAGGGGAGTCAAAGAATTGGAGAAAAAGATAGAGAAGTTGAC GACCATTCCCCCGGAGCAGCAGGCCGAGGCAAAGGAGCTGGCTGCGGCACTCACGGAGATTCACAGTGCCACCACACATGAGTATCAGGAAGCG AATGCATTAAACCAACAAGTTGCGGAATGGAAAACAGAAATTGCAGAAAGGTCACAGAAAGTG ACTCAGCGGAAACTGGAGGTGGCCACGCTGAAGAATGACATCGCAAAGCTCAAATCCCAGATTGTAGAATCACCAGAAGAGCTCCGcagtgagatggaaaaattgaAAGATAAAGTGAAGACCATCAAAAACTCTAAA GAGGATGTCAATGCCAGGCTGGTGGAGTGGCAGATaaaggtgcaggctgtgcaccAGAACAAAGCTGATTTCCAGCTCCTGAACAAAGTACTACAGGACCTGGAGGTGGGCATGGACAAGATGAACAGCCAGCAGGAGAAG ATTCAGACCCTGTCAGCAGAATGCGAAAagatgaagaaggagctgaagaACCTGGTGACGGAGGAGGGCCAAATGAAGAGGGCTCTTGAGATGAAGATGGACAAGCTGTCGAAGCAGCAGATCCGTAGACAGAAGAAGAGGGAGATGAAAGATCAGCTTGTTCAGAATGTCTTGGG ACAGTATAACCAGGTCCATCAGAAACGGGAGGAGATTGTGGAGCAGATAGAGGAGGTCAACAGAGAGACTCAGCAGATTAAGGCCCGGATTCAGGCTCTGAGGGACGTCTGCAGCCTGGAGACAGACAAAGCTCAG GGTCTCTATGAGCACCTGCTGTCTGCGCTGGACAACTTTCACAAGAGGATCGAGCACCACGTTGTGCAGGGGAATGAGGATATTGTCAAAATGAAAGCACATTATTAG
- the nuf2 gene encoding kinetochore protein Nuf2 isoform X1 gives MAENTFPSYKVDFLVQFIRSDILTGQEAKHFTKNDITPTTKPESLQRLYMRILQLLYHIKPEFHYMVTLDENIQYPMLHEGVTPIMSLYLRMCNFLPVCHVYDFQLNDLLNPKAKRTIYILSGIINFLQFRKVRLDMTSEYQQSFRADMDRWQAYNRGVKELEKKIEKLTTIPPEQQAEAKELAAALTEIHSATTHEYQEANALNQQVAEWKTEIAERSQKVTQRKLEVATLKNDIAKLKSQIVESPEELRSEMEKLKDKVKTIKNSKEDVNARLVEWQIKVQAVHQNKADFQLLNKVLQDLEVGMDKMNSQQEKIQTLSAECEKMKKELKNLVTEEGQMKRALEMKMDKLSKQQIRRQKKREMKDQLVQNVLGQYNQVHQKREEIVEQIEEVNRETQQIKARIQALRDVCSLETDKAQGLYEHLLSALDNFHKRIEHHVVQGNEDIVKMKAHY, from the exons ATGGCGGAGAACACTTTCCCGAGCTACAAAGTGGATTTTCTTGTGCAGTTTATCCGGAGTGATATCCTCACAGGACAGGAGGCGAAACACTTCACTAAAAATGACATAACTCCCACTACCAAG CCAGAATCACTCCAGAGACTCTACATGAGGATCCTGCAGCTCCTGTATCACATCAAGCCTGAATTTCACTACATG GTGACACTGGATGAAAATATCCAATACCCCATGTTACACGAAGGAGTCACACCTATAATGAGTCTGTATCTCCGGAT GTGTAATTTTCTGCCAGTTTGTCATGTATATGACTTCCAACTAAATGACCTTCTCAACCCAA AAGCAAAACgaacaatttatattttaagtgGTATAATAAATTTCCTGCAGTTCAGAAAAGTGAGGCTTGACATGACATCTGAGTACCAGCAGAGTTTT AGAGCAGACATGGATAGGTGGCAGGCCTATAACAGGGGAGTCAAAGAATTGGAGAAAAAGATAGAGAAGTTGAC GACCATTCCCCCGGAGCAGCAGGCCGAGGCAAAGGAGCTGGCTGCGGCACTCACGGAGATTCACAGTGCCACCACACATGAGTATCAGGAAGCG AATGCATTAAACCAACAAGTTGCGGAATGGAAAACAGAAATTGCAGAAAGGTCACAGAAAGTG ACTCAGCGGAAACTGGAGGTGGCCACGCTGAAGAATGACATCGCAAAGCTCAAATCCCAGATTGTAGAATCACCAGAAGAGCTCCGcagtgagatggaaaaattgaAAGATAAAGTGAAGACCATCAAAAACTCTAAA GAGGATGTCAATGCCAGGCTGGTGGAGTGGCAGATaaaggtgcaggctgtgcaccAGAACAAAGCTGATTTCCAGCTCCTGAACAAAGTACTACAGGACCTGGAGGTGGGCATGGACAAGATGAACAGCCAGCAGGAGAAG ATTCAGACCCTGTCAGCAGAATGCGAAAagatgaagaaggagctgaagaACCTGGTGACGGAGGAGGGCCAAATGAAGAGGGCTCTTGAGATGAAGATGGACAAGCTGTCGAAGCAGCAGATCCGTAGACAGAAGAAGAGGGAGATGAAAGATCAGCTTGTTCAGAATGTCTTGGG ACAGTATAACCAGGTCCATCAGAAACGGGAGGAGATTGTGGAGCAGATAGAGGAGGTCAACAGAGAGACTCAGCAGATTAAGGCCCGGATTCAGGCTCTGAGGGACGTCTGCAGCCTGGAGACAGACAAAGCTCAG GGTCTCTATGAGCACCTGCTGTCTGCGCTGGACAACTTTCACAAGAGGATCGAGCACCACGTTGTGCAGGGGAATGAGGATATTGTCAAAATGAAAGCACATTATTAG